The genomic region CGAGTGGAGGCTCCGCACCTCAGACGTGAGGTTCTTCCATTCCGTCTTGTTCCCCAGGGTCACCTGCCGTCCCGGCGAGATTTCCACATCGTCCCCGACGCGCAGTCGTCCCTGGATCAGGCTTCCGCCGAGCACGCCGCCCACGATCTTGTCCGGGGTGATGCCCGGCTGGTTCACGTCGAACGACCGCGCGACGTACATCTTAGGGACCTTGGTCTCGTCGTGGGGCTTCGGCGGGATCTTCTGGTAGATGAGCATGAGGAGCACATCCAAGTTCACCTCGTGGTGGGCGCTCACGGGGAGGATGGGGGCACCCTCCGCCACGGTCCCCTTCACGAAAGCCTCGATCTGGCGGTAGTTCTCCTCCGCCTGCTTCGGGTCGACGATGTCGATCTTGTTCTGGACGATGATGATCTTGTCCACGCCGATGATCCCCAGGGCCATCAGGTGCTCCTTGGTCTGGGGCTGGGGGCACTTCTCGTTCGCCGCGATCACGAGGAGCGCGCCGTCCATCAGGGCGGCGCCGCTCAGCATGGTCGCCATGAGCGTCTCGTGCCCCGGCGAGTCCACGAAGGATACGATGCGGAGGAGCTCGCCCTTCACGTTGTGGATCTTGCAGGTCTCCGAGGACGAGTAGCACATCGGCTCGTCGCATTGGGGACACTTGTAGATCGCCATGTCCGCGTAGCCCAAGCGGATCGAGATCCCGCGCTTGATCTCCTCGGAGTGGCGGTCCGTGCGTTCCCCGGTCAGCCGCTCGGTCAGGGTCGACTTGCCATGGTCCACGTGGCCGACGACGCCGATGTTGACCTCGGGCTGGCCCGGGACCTTCATCGCGCCTGCTCCTTCCACGCGTCCTCGATGGACTTGGGACCGCGTTGGACGATCTTCAGGTTCAACTGGAGGATGTCCGGGGAGATCGTGTTCCCGCGCACGGTCTTCTTCTTCCGCATCCCCTCCCGCGGCGGATGGAAGCCAACGCCCCCGCTCAGCAGGAGGCGCTTGCGCCGCGGACCCGGGAGGTCGCGGCGCATGGGGAAGCCGTCCTTGTCGCTGCCGCCGGTGACCTGAAGCTTGTAACCCGGGAGCCCGACGTACAGGCCGTCGACCTCGTCGCCGATCTTCTTGCCGACCAGGGCGCTCGCGTAGTGCCCCGTGATGTCGTGCTTGTACGTCTTGCCGCTCTTCGTGTCGGCGATGATCGCCTTGAACTCCGCCATGAGGAATCTCCCGAGGGGTACGCGCTGATACGGGCCATTCATAAAAGGATTTTGGGGACGACCCCTGCAAGAGGACGCGATCCGCTCACGCAGGCGCGCGCCCGCGGCTCGCATCCGTGAAGAGGCCGAGGATCCCGCCGAGCTCGCGGTACAACGCGACGATCGCGCGGCCCTCATCCGAGGAGACCGACGGGAGTTCCACGAGGGCCTCCGTCATCTGCTGGAGGCGG from Thermoplasmata archaeon harbors:
- a CDS encoding translation initiation factor IF-2 subunit gamma gives rise to the protein MKVPGQPEVNIGVVGHVDHGKSTLTERLTGERTDRHSEEIKRGISIRLGYADMAIYKCPQCDEPMCYSSSETCKIHNVKGELLRIVSFVDSPGHETLMATMLSGAALMDGALLVIAANEKCPQPQTKEHLMALGIIGVDKIIIVQNKIDIVDPKQAEENYRQIEAFVKGTVAEGAPILPVSAHHEVNLDVLLMLIYQKIPPKPHDETKVPKMYVARSFDVNQPGITPDKIVGGVLGGSLIQGRLRVGDDVEISPGRQVTLGNKTEWKNLTSEVRSLHSGGAARKEVRPGGLIAIGTNLDPVLTKSDGLVGRVVGKPATLPEIIVKMSVEVHLLERVVGTEEELSVEGIKTSEPLMISVGTATTVGVVTSARENFADMALKIPVVAEPGQRVAVSRRIGGKWRLIGYGVIR
- a CDS encoding 30S ribosomal protein S6e, which encodes MAEFKAIIADTKSGKTYKHDITGHYASALVGKKIGDEVDGLYVGLPGYKLQVTGGSDKDGFPMRRDLPGPRRKRLLLSGGVGFHPPREGMRKKKTVRGNTISPDILQLNLKIVQRGPKSIEDAWKEQAR